The sequence below is a genomic window from Oscillospiraceae bacterium.
CGGCGGTGCGGTTCAGGTAACCTGCAAAACTTGATAGCGCTCAGGGCTCGGTTCGGTCTTTGCCCTCTGGTATTAGGGCTGCCTGGTTTAAGGAGGCTTCGCCCGGAATCATCCAGGTGTCCCCCGGACACCTGGACCCTTCGGCACATGACCCGCCCATACTTGAAAATAGTTGCGGTTCAACAGGTGCCGAAAAAGCCGCCCGTACTGCCATGCCACGTACAGCGCTTGGCACTCGTAGGGGCGATTCACGAATCGCCCGCCTACTCAGCCCGCCTTATCCGCCTAAGTTGTAGCGACGATGCCTGCATCCGTACACCAGTTTTTGTTTCTGCGGTTTTTCCGCAGGCTAAGGGCCCCCGCCAACGGCGGGGGCCCTTTTTTTGGATATTATCTCCGATAAAAGCGGCCCGTCCGATTGTTTTTTACAGAGTTTTGACGAAAAAACACGCGGATTACACACCCGCGGTCTTGACAAGCAAATATGCAGGCCGTAGAATATAGGCAGCAGCAAGGTAGGGTGCTAAAATAAAATAATCAATTCTAAATAAAGTATATTTATGGAAGCGGACGAAATCAACACAGTTTTTCCAGGCGAAAATTTGTGGCGCTTAAACTCTCGTCCGCCTCTTTTTTTATGTATTTTTGCCGGACGGCGCAGGGTTTGCGCGGCGGCGGTAAAAATCGCAAATAGAGTATGGCGCGGAAAAATAGTTCAGGAGGTGTCCAATCCACAAAACAGCATGTTCATTCAAAAATTTTTATGAGGAGGTACCACCGTTGAGCGTTAAATCGCCCCCGCGGTACGCCGCGCCGCCGGAGCGGGCACCGTCCGCGCTCCGGCCCCACGGCCCCAGCCCCAGGCTCAAAAAGGGGCTGAAAATCGCGGCGTTCCTCGCCCCCATCCTGATCTTCGCGATTTTGTTCGTCTACTACCCCTTCTTCAAGACCATCGTCAACAGCTTCTGCGCCGTAAACGACAAGGGCAGGATTTTACGGTTCGTGGGCTGGGAGAACTACTCCTACGTCTTCGGGCGCAGCGATTTCAAAAAGGCCATCCTCAACACGCTGCTGATCACCGTCATCAACGTGCCCATCACCCTGTTCATCACCATCTCGCTGGCCCTGATCGCCAACAAGAAGCGCCGCTTCAGCCCGGTCTACGAGACGCTGTTCACCCTGCCCATGGCGGTGTCCATGTCGGCGGCGTGCATGATCTTCAAGTCCATGTTCAGCCCCACCCTGGGCTTCATCAACTCCTTCTTCGGCACCAACCTGGGCTGGTTTGAAAGCCGGAACACAGCTCTCTACGCCTGCATTATCCTGACGGTCTGGATGGGCGTCGGCTTCGACTTTCTGCTGTTCCAGTCGGCCCTGCGGGGCATCCCGGCCCATATCATGGAGGCCGCGAAGCTGGACGGCGCGGGGTTCTTCACCTGCCTGTTCAAAATCCAGCTGCCCATGATCTCCCCCACCATCTTCTACGTGCTGTGCACCAACACGGTGCTGGCCATGATGACCTCGGGGCCCATGATTATCATCACCCAGGGCGGGCCGTCCCGCTCCACCACCACGCTGATGTACATGATGTTCGCCTCGGGCTACGGCAGCTCCAACTACAGCCTGGCCGCGGTGGTGAGCCTGGTGGCCTTTGTCCTCACGTTCGGCTTCACCCTGATCTCCTTTGTGTTTGAGCGGAAGAAGGTGCATTATCAGTGAACCTGCGCACGAAACGGCGCGTGACCGGTGCGCTGGTCACGGTATTCGCCATCGCCATCGGCCTGGTGCTGGCCTTCCCCGTGTTCTACTGCGTACTCAGCGCCTTTAAGACCCCCAGCGAGTTCATGTCCCCCGACCTGCTGCCGGACAGCTTCGCCAACCTGGAGAACTTCAAAAACGCCATGCAGCGCGCCCCGCTGCTGCGCTACATGCTCAACTCCTGCATCGTCTCCCTCATGGGCACGGTGGTGCGGCTGGTGTTCTCCATCTGCGCGGCCTACGTCTTTACCAACTACAACTTCAGGCTGAAAAACTTCTGCTTCTTCCTGGTGCTGGGCACCATGATGATGCCGGGCGACATCCTGCTGGTGACCAACTACGCCACCGTCTCCAAGCTGGGCCTGCTCAACAGCTACCTGGGCATGTGCATCGTCTCCTTCGTCAGCGCCAGCCAGATGTTCATGCTGCGCCAGCGCTTCATGTCCGTGCCCCGGGACCTGCGCGACGCCGCCGTCATCGACGGCTGCGGCGATCTGCGCTACATCGTCTTTATGCTCATCCCCATCTGCAAGCCCATCATCGTCACCCTCTTCGTCCAGAGCTTCATCACCCTCTGGAACGCCTACCTGTGGCCCCTCATCGTCACCGCCAGCAGCGCCGACATGCGCACCGTCATGGTGGGCATCACCAAGCTCAACTCCTGGGAGGACACCAATTACGAGCTGGTGCTGGCGGGGGTGACCATCTCCCTGATCCCCTCCCTCATCCTGTTCATCATCATGCGCCGCAACATGCAGAAGGGCGGCACCGACGGCGCCCTCGTGGGCTGAGGCCCCAACCGACACGCAAGTTAAAAAAGGAGGATTACACATGAAAAAGCTGCTCACCCTGTCCCTTGCCCTGGCAATGGTGCTCTCCCTCGCCGCCTGCGGCGGCGGTGCGTCCCAGCCCAGCGCCGCGCCCTCCCCCGCACCCGCCACCGGCGCGCCCGCCCCCGAGGGCGCCCCGGAGCCCGCCGCCTCCCTGCTGGGCACCCAGGACGTGTCCATCAACTTCTGGCACTGCGCCTCGGACGAGGCCGGCGTGCTGATGGACAAGTACGTCAAGGAGTTCAACGAGACCAACCCCTACGGCATCACCGTCAACGCCGTCTACCAGGGCCAGTACGCCGACGCCACCACCCTGCTCAAGACCATCCTCTCCGGCGAGAACTACGGCGAGCTGCCCGACCTCATGCAGGCCGACGCCACCGGCAAGGTGACCTACTACACCTCCGGCAAGGCCTACACGGTGGACGACGCGCTGGCCGACTTCCCCGACGGGGCGCTGCTGTCCAACTACCTCACCGGCGCGCTGGGCAACTGGCAGTTCTCCGGCGTGCAGCTGGGCCTGCCCTTCGCCACCTCCACCACGGTCACCTACTACAATATGGATCTGCTCAAGCAGGCGGGCTGGACCGAGCTGCCCGACACCTTCGCCGACGTGGCCGCCCTCTACGGCGACATGCAGGCCGCCGGCATGACCCAGCGGGCCCTGCAGAGCGTGCCCAACACCCCCACCCTGGCCAACTGGCTGGGCCAGCTGGGCAGCTACGTGGTGGACCAGAGCAACGGCGCGGACGGCACCGCCACCGAGCTGGTGTGCGTGGATAACGGCGCGCTGGCCACCTTCCTCACCGAGTGGAAGGCCATGTACGACGCGGGCGCCCTGCTCAACGAGGCCAGCTCCACCGACGCCTTCGTGGCCGGTGAGGTGGCTATGATGACCAGCTCCTCCTCCAACGTGGCCTCCCTGCTGGAGAAGGTGGGCGGCTCCTTCGAGGTGGGCGTGGGCAACTACCTGCGGGTGAACGACGCCGCCAAGCACGGCGCCACCGTCTCCGGCTCCTTCCTGGCCATGTTCGACTCGGGCGACGCGCTGAAAAAGGAGGCCTCCTGGTACTTCATGCAGTACCTGACCTCCTCCGACGTGCAGGCCGACTTCGCCGCCGGCACCGGCTACATCCCCGCCAACCTGGCCTCCCTGGACAACCCCATCTACACCGCCGTCACCGAGCAGTACCCCCAGTACGTGACCGCCTTCGAGCAGCTCTCCAACACCCCCGCCGACATGCGCAGCGTCACCGTGGGCCCGTCCACCGACTTCTACTACGCCGTCATGCAGGGCGTGTCCGACATGCTGGAGCAGAACCAGTCCGTGGACGAGACGGTGGAGATTATGTCCGACGAGCTCAACAACCTGCTCCACGAGTACGCCCGCAACAACGAGGGCTAGGCCCCATCCCCCGGAAGAAAGGATACGCCATGGAAATTTCCACCTCCACCAACATCTGCGCGTTCCAGCCCGGCCGCGAGCGCAACCCCTTCGACTTCTGCATCGAGACCTGCGCCAGGGCGGGCTACCGGGTGCTGGACATCAACTTCTGCGAGGCAATGAACCCCCGCTCCCGGATGCGGGACGACGACTGGGAGGACTACGTGCGCCACATCGCCGCGCTGGGCGAGCGCTTCAACGTGGTGTTCCGGCAGTCCCACCTGCCCTACTACGACGTGTTCGCGGAGCGGGACGCGGACAAAATCCGCACGATGGAGGAGCTGATCCGCCGCTCCATCATCGCCTCCGCCATGCTGGGCGTGGAGTGGACCGTCACCCACCCCGGCACGGTGTACGGCGCGGGACCCGACGCCGCCGTCTCCCTGGAGCGGAACCTGGAGTACTACGCCAAGCACGTGGCCACCGCCCGTGCAAACGGCATCGGCATCGCGCTGGAGAACGATTTCGAGTACCGCTCCGCCCCCTACCAGCGCATCTTCTGCGCCTCCGCCCACGAGCTGGTGGAGCTGGTGGACGGCTTCGCCGACCCGGAGCACGTGGGCGTCTGCTACGACTTCGGCCACGGCAACCTGGCCGGCGGCTTTCACCGCCAAAACCTCAACATCATCGGCCCGCGCCTGCGGGCGATCCACGTACAGGACAACCACGGCATGGCCGACGAGCACCTGATGCCCTTCCACGGCAACATCGACTGGGCCGAGGCCATGGCCGGGCTGGCCGACATCGGCTACCGGGGCGATCTGACCTATGAGATCCAGGAGTTCGGCCGCTACTTCCCCAACGAGCACAAGCACCTGGTGGTGGAGTACTCCCTCCAGGTGGGCGAGGTCCTGGTGGGCCTGTTCGAGCAGGCCCGGGGGGCGCGTTGACACATCAGGCACGGCAACATTCAGGCGCAAAAATCGCAGCGGCTCCCCGGGGTGTACGCCCCGGGGAGCCGTTTGTCTTTTTCCACAAATTTTTCTTGTCCCGCCCGCCACTCCCGTCAATTTTTGCGGGCTATTTTGTCGAATTTAGTCGATAAACGTCGCACCTCTACCGGGATTGGTTGAATTTTCCCCGTCAACAGATTTTCCGCTCGGAGGGTTTGTCAATTGCGGGCGGGGATCCGGGCGGGGTATAGTAGCCTAAAGATTGTATACAATATTGAGCTTTACCAAATACAATCATGCATGCAATTTGGAGGTACAGTATGTCGGTCAAGCACATCGCCGCCAGCGACGAGATCGCGGAGCTGCTCCGCGACGCCATTATCTCCGGCGAGCTCAAGCCCCGGGAGCGGCTTATCGAGATGGATCTCTCCGCCCGCTACAACGTCAGCCGCACCCCCATCCGGGAGGCCATCCGCAACCTGGAGGCGGCGGGCCTGGTCACGCTGATCCCCTACAAGGGGGCCATCGTGGCCGACGTGGACGTGGCGGAGATCCAGTCCATCTACGAGGTGCGCGCCACGCTGGAGGGCATGGCCACCCGCCTGGCCACCCCCAACATGACCCCCCAGCTCCTGGACGCCCTGGAGCTGCTGGTGGGGGACATGGAGCGCAGCGCCGAGGCCGAGCAGGCCACCGAGTTCACCCGGTACAACGACGAGTTCCACCAGACCATCTACAAGCACAGCGGGAACAAGGTGCTCTCGGGCATCATCGACGATCTGCTGGACCGCTCGGTTATCTTCCGCCGGGCCGCCTCCCGCTCCCGCCAGAACATCGCCAACTCCAACCGAGACCACCGGGAGATGCTGGAGGCCATGCGCCGGGGGGACGCCCGGCGCGCCCAGGAGGTCGCCGAGCGCCACGTGCGCCTCTTCCTCCGCCGGGAGCTGGCGGCGAAGTAGGCGCGGCCGCGCCAATCACGAGAGGGGGAACCACGCATGAAATTTGCCAAATACGTCGTCCGGAGGCTGCTGCAGATGATCCCGGTCATCCTGGCCGTCACCATCCTCAACTTTTTGATCATCAACTGCGCCCCCGGCGACCCCGTCACCGTGCTGGCGGGGGAAAACGCCAGCCAGGCCTACATGGACGAGCTGCGGGAGGCTTACGGGCTCAACGAGTCCATGCCCAAGCGGCTGGTCATCTACCTGGGCAAGCTCGTCCAGGGCGATCTGGGCGAATCCTACACCTACAAGAAGCCGGTCAGCGAGATCATCGGGGAGAAGATGAAGGTGACCCTGCTGCTGGTGCTGCTGAGCGAGGTGGCCACCATCGTGGTGGGCACGCTGCTGGGGGCTTTCGCCGCCCGGCGGGAGGGGAAGTGGCAGGACACCCTTATCTCCAACGGCTCCATGATGCTCTACTGTATGCCGGTGTACTGGCTGGGCATGCTGCTGATCCTGCTCTTCGCCGTCAAGCTGCGCTGGCTGCCCAGCTCGGGCATGTACAGCTTCGGCGTCCAGCAGTTCTCCAAGACCGTGGACCTGATCCGCCACCTGATCCTGCCCGCCACCGCCCTGTTCCTGGTGCACCTGCCCACCTACATCAAGCTCACCCGCTCGTCGGTGGTGGAGGTGGCCCAGGAGGACTACATCAACACCGCCCGGGCCATCGGCTACAGCGAAAAGGTGGTCTACCGCAAGCACGCGCTGCGCAACGCCCTGCTGCCCACCGTGACCATGGCGGGCATGTCCCTGTCCACCGTGTTCTCCGGCGCGCTGCTCACCGAGACCGTCTTTTCCTGGCCGGGCATGGGGCGCATGATCTACGACGGCGTGGCCGCCCGGGACTACCCCATCATCATGGGCGGCTTTCTGGTGACCGCGATCCTGGTGGTGGTGGGCAGCTTCATCACCGATCTGGTCTACATGTATCTCGATCCGAGGGTGGTGCACTCATGAAAAAGCTGAAGCAGTTTTTGTGCAACAAGCAGACCGTCGTGGGCCTGGCGATCCTGATCATCCTCATGATTATGGCCCTCTTCGCCCCCCTGATCTGCCCGGGCAATCCCCTGTTCTCGGTGGGCCAGCCCATCGTGCCCCCCGGCGGCGGCTTCCTGATGGGTACAGACAACATGGGCCGGGACGTGTGGGCCATGGTGGTGTGGGGCAGCCGGGTGTCCATGATCTTCGCCTTCGGCGCGGCGGGCCTCTCCCTGGTCATCGGCGTGGTGCTGGGGGCCCTGTCCGGCTACATCGGCGGCGTGGTGGACGACGCCTTCTCCCGCTTCTTTGAGATCTTCTACATCATCCCCCGCACCTTCCTGATCATCCTCATGGTGGCGGTCTTCGGCTCCAGCATCACGCTGATGGTCATCATCGTGGGCGTGACGAGCTGGCCCTCCAACGCCAAGATCATGCGCGCCCAGGTGCTCACCCTGAAAAACCGGGGCTACGTGCAGGCCGCCGAGGTGGCGGGGGGCGGGCGGCTGAAGATCCTCTTCAAGCACATCGTGCCCAACGGCATCGGGCCGGTGCTGTCCAACTCCACCCTCCAGATGGCCCAGGCCGTGCTGACCGAGGCCAGCCTCTCCTTCCTGGGCCTGGGCGACCCCAACGTGGCCTCCTGGGGGCAGATCCTCCAGGCCGGACAGCGGCACATCTCCTCTGCCCCCTGGCTGGTCATCGTGCCGGGCCTGGTCATCGCGGTGATGCTGCTGGCCTTCAACCTGCTGGGCACCGCGCTCCAGACCACCCTGAACATCAAACAGCAGAATTTTGAGTAGCTGGGAGGGAAAGACATGCTTTTGGAAGTGAAGGACCTCTCGGTGCAGTTCCAGGCGGGCAAGAGGGTGCTCACCGCGGTCAACCGCGTCAGCTTCTCCCTGGGCGAGCAGGAGAGCCTGGGGCTGGTGGGCGAGTCGGGCTGCGGCAAGAGCACCACCGCCTACGCCCTGATGAACCTGCTGCCCAGAAACGGCCGCATCTCAGGCGGGCAGGTGCTCATCAACGGCGTGGACCTGGCCTCGGCGGACGACAAGACCGTGCGCGCCACCCGCTGGCGGGACATCGCCATGGTGTTCCAGAACGCCATGACCGCCATGAACCCGGTGCAGAAGATCGGCAACCAGATCGTCAACGCCCTGCTGGAGCACGAGAACCTGCCCCGCGCCCAGGCCATTGAGCGGGCGGAGTACATCTTCGAGAAGGTGGGCCTGGCCCCCTCCCGCCTGATGCAGTACCCCCACGAGTTCTCCGGCGGCATGAAGCAGCGGGCCGTGCTGGCCCTGGCACTCATCTGCCACCCCAAAATCCTCCTGGCCGACGAGCCCACCACCGCCCTGGACGTGGTGGCCCAGCGGCAGGTGCTGGAGCTGCTGGTCTCCCTCCAGGAGGAGTTCCACCTCAGCCTGGTGCTGATCTCCCACGACATCTCCGCCGTGGCCGAGGCCTGCAAGCAGATCGCGGTGATGTACGGCGGGCAGATCATGGAGATGGGCCCCACCAAGGCCGTCTTTTTAGAGAACAACCACCCCTACACCCACGCGCTGGTGGGGGCCTTCCCCTCCCTGCACAAGCCCCTGTCCAAGCTGACCCAGATCTCCGGCAGCCCCCCCAACCTGGCCGAAATGCCCGCGGGCTGCCCCTTCGCCCCCCGCTGCCCCTACGCCCAGGAGATCTGCCGCAGGGAAAACCCGCCCCTGCGCACCGTGCGCCTGGGTAAGCTGTGCCGCTGCCACTTTGCCGAGGAGCTGGACTTCAACCGAAGGGAGGAAGGGCAATGAGTACCGTCACCGTTAAAAACATGACCAAGGAATACGTGCTCAAGGCCGGCTTCCTCAAGCAGCTCAGCGGCCGCAGCGGCGTGGTCAGCGCCGTGAGCAACCTGTCCCTGTCCATCGAGGAGGGGGAGATCGTGGGCCTGGTGGGCGAGTCTGGCTGCGGCAAGACCACCCTGGGCAAGATGCTGGTCAAAATTGAGAAGCCCACCGCGGGCGAGATCCTGATCGACGGCGTGGACATCACCCGGGTCAAGGGCCGGGATCAGGCCCGGTTCCGCAGGGACGTGCAGATGATCTTCCAGGACCCCTACGACTCCCTGGACCCCAAGCTCACCATCCGGGACATTGTGGCCGAGCCCCTGGGCTACCTCAAGCTGGCCGGGGACGCGGCGGACGAGGAGCGCCAGGTGCGGGAGATTCTGGAGCTGGTGGGTATGGCCCCGGCGGAGGAGTACCTACACCGCTACCCCCACCAGCTCTCCGGCGGCCAGCGCCAGCGGGTGGCCATCGCCCGGGCCCTGGTGGTGAACCCCAAGTTCATCGTGGCCGACGAGCCGGTGTCCATGCTGGACGTGTCCATCCGGGCGGGCATCCTCAACCTGCTGCAAAAGCTCAACGAGCGGCGGGGCATCGGGGTGCTGCTCATCACCCACGACCTGGCCACCGCCCGCTTCCTCTGCCACCGCATCGTGGTCATGTACCTGGGGAAGATCATGGAGATCACCGACCCCCAGACCCTGGTGGACCGGCCGGGCCACCCCTACTCCCAGCTGCTGCTCTCCTCCGCCCCCGACCTCTTCGCCGACGCTTCCTCCCGCATCCAGGTCACCGGCGAGGCGGCCAGCGCCGTGGCGCCCCCCAAGGGCTGCCGCTTCTGGCCCCGCTGCCGCTGCGCCACGGAGCGCTGCGGCCAGGAGGAGCCGCCGCTTCTGGAGCGGGAGCCGGGCCACTGGGTGGCCTGCCACCTGGAG
It includes:
- a CDS encoding glycerol-3-phosphate ABC transporter permease; this encodes MSVKSPPRYAAPPERAPSALRPHGPSPRLKKGLKIAAFLAPILIFAILFVYYPFFKTIVNSFCAVNDKGRILRFVGWENYSYVFGRSDFKKAILNTLLITVINVPITLFITISLALIANKKRRFSPVYETLFTLPMAVSMSAACMIFKSMFSPTLGFINSFFGTNLGWFESRNTALYACIILTVWMGVGFDFLLFQSALRGIPAHIMEAAKLDGAGFFTCLFKIQLPMISPTIFYVLCTNTVLAMMTSGPMIIITQGGPSRSTTTLMYMMFASGYGSSNYSLAAVVSLVAFVLTFGFTLISFVFERKKVHYQ
- a CDS encoding glycerol-3-phosphate ABC transporter permease produces the protein MNLRTKRRVTGALVTVFAIAIGLVLAFPVFYCVLSAFKTPSEFMSPDLLPDSFANLENFKNAMQRAPLLRYMLNSCIVSLMGTVVRLVFSICAAYVFTNYNFRLKNFCFFLVLGTMMMPGDILLVTNYATVSKLGLLNSYLGMCIVSFVSASQMFMLRQRFMSVPRDLRDAAVIDGCGDLRYIVFMLIPICKPIIVTLFVQSFITLWNAYLWPLIVTASSADMRTVMVGITKLNSWEDTNYELVLAGVTISLIPSLILFIIMRRNMQKGGTDGALVG
- a CDS encoding sugar transporter → MKKLLTLSLALAMVLSLAACGGGASQPSAAPSPAPATGAPAPEGAPEPAASLLGTQDVSINFWHCASDEAGVLMDKYVKEFNETNPYGITVNAVYQGQYADATTLLKTILSGENYGELPDLMQADATGKVTYYTSGKAYTVDDALADFPDGALLSNYLTGALGNWQFSGVQLGLPFATSTTVTYYNMDLLKQAGWTELPDTFADVAALYGDMQAAGMTQRALQSVPNTPTLANWLGQLGSYVVDQSNGADGTATELVCVDNGALATFLTEWKAMYDAGALLNEASSTDAFVAGEVAMMTSSSSNVASLLEKVGGSFEVGVGNYLRVNDAAKHGATVSGSFLAMFDSGDALKKEASWYFMQYLTSSDVQADFAAGTGYIPANLASLDNPIYTAVTEQYPQYVTAFEQLSNTPADMRSVTVGPSTDFYYAVMQGVSDMLEQNQSVDETVEIMSDELNNLLHEYARNNEG
- a CDS encoding GntR family transcriptional regulator, with the protein product MSVKHIAASDEIAELLRDAIISGELKPRERLIEMDLSARYNVSRTPIREAIRNLEAAGLVTLIPYKGAIVADVDVAEIQSIYEVRATLEGMATRLATPNMTPQLLDALELLVGDMERSAEAEQATEFTRYNDEFHQTIYKHSGNKVLSGIIDDLLDRSVIFRRAASRSRQNIANSNRDHREMLEAMRRGDARRAQEVAERHVRLFLRRELAAK
- a CDS encoding ABC transporter permease; the encoded protein is MKFAKYVVRRLLQMIPVILAVTILNFLIINCAPGDPVTVLAGENASQAYMDELREAYGLNESMPKRLVIYLGKLVQGDLGESYTYKKPVSEIIGEKMKVTLLLVLLSEVATIVVGTLLGAFAARREGKWQDTLISNGSMMLYCMPVYWLGMLLILLFAVKLRWLPSSGMYSFGVQQFSKTVDLIRHLILPATALFLVHLPTYIKLTRSSVVEVAQEDYINTARAIGYSEKVVYRKHALRNALLPTVTMAGMSLSTVFSGALLTETVFSWPGMGRMIYDGVAARDYPIIMGGFLVTAILVVVGSFITDLVYMYLDPRVVHS
- a CDS encoding peptide transporter, whose translation is MKKLKQFLCNKQTVVGLAILIILMIMALFAPLICPGNPLFSVGQPIVPPGGGFLMGTDNMGRDVWAMVVWGSRVSMIFAFGAAGLSLVIGVVLGALSGYIGGVVDDAFSRFFEIFYIIPRTFLIILMVAVFGSSITLMVIIVGVTSWPSNAKIMRAQVLTLKNRGYVQAAEVAGGGRLKILFKHIVPNGIGPVLSNSTLQMAQAVLTEASLSFLGLGDPNVASWGQILQAGQRHISSAPWLVIVPGLVIAVMLLAFNLLGTALQTTLNIKQQNFE
- a CDS encoding ABC transporter ATP-binding protein translates to MLLEVKDLSVQFQAGKRVLTAVNRVSFSLGEQESLGLVGESGCGKSTTAYALMNLLPRNGRISGGQVLINGVDLASADDKTVRATRWRDIAMVFQNAMTAMNPVQKIGNQIVNALLEHENLPRAQAIERAEYIFEKVGLAPSRLMQYPHEFSGGMKQRAVLALALICHPKILLADEPTTALDVVAQRQVLELLVSLQEEFHLSLVLISHDISAVAEACKQIAVMYGGQIMEMGPTKAVFLENNHPYTHALVGAFPSLHKPLSKLTQISGSPPNLAEMPAGCPFAPRCPYAQEICRRENPPLRTVRLGKLCRCHFAEELDFNRREEGQ
- a CDS encoding ABC transporter ATP-binding protein: MSTVTVKNMTKEYVLKAGFLKQLSGRSGVVSAVSNLSLSIEEGEIVGLVGESGCGKTTLGKMLVKIEKPTAGEILIDGVDITRVKGRDQARFRRDVQMIFQDPYDSLDPKLTIRDIVAEPLGYLKLAGDAADEERQVREILELVGMAPAEEYLHRYPHQLSGGQRQRVAIARALVVNPKFIVADEPVSMLDVSIRAGILNLLQKLNERRGIGVLLITHDLATARFLCHRIVVMYLGKIMEITDPQTLVDRPGHPYSQLLLSSAPDLFADASSRIQVTGEAASAVAPPKGCRFWPRCRCATERCGQEEPPLLEREPGHWVACHLEGNISRT